Within the Ciona intestinalis chromosome 13, KH, whole genome shotgun sequence genome, the region ATAAGTAAAAGTAAACACTATCGACAAAATGTTCTTCAATTTTGCAGCACCAATAAAAATGCCCAAAACTTATGCATTAAAACGTAGTAGTACAAAACGTTTATAATACCTTCACGTCTACGGACACGAAATTAATGTtctaaaaacaagaaatacgATTTGCTTAAAAACCTTAGCAATAGCGATAAAAATGCACAAATCCTATGCTTTAAACGAGGTGCAAAATATTAGggtcaaaataaattaatgaaaacatAGATTAATGTTGAGAAAAAACATCTGAATTGACCAACGGCAGCTGGAGACGATTTAAAATCAGGATTAAAGCCACGCCTGTAGAATTGCAGCTGCTGTGGAGACGCCGACGGTGGATAGAtcagtttgtttatgtttgaaCTCCAATGCTGGGGTGAACACGTCATCAAATGTCAATGTGACgtcttgatgacgtcatcagatgTCAAACCCTTATTGAATGTGCAAACTGTAGAGTTGTAGCACATATTTCTCGaaattttaatgtatagcTGTTTTTTAacgtatttaaacaaaaaagggaCCACTGCtgaattggagcaattgcagttaaagtgtcttgcccaaggacacatatgcacacaatggtagcggcgatgagccttgaactcatatCCTCTGTGCTATAAATGCCCGCTTTTTACTCTGCCACATAGCAGAATATGTGCAGAACTTTTCTCCGACTGCCCGGGGCAATGATTGTAGTCAGACAAGAATTACTAAAACGCTGCAATTATGGATTTGACTTATATCAGGAGAGGTTTCTTTGTGTTGATTTTAACAACCGCGTGTGGAATTACTTTACGCACCGACTGGATATATAATACACCATTAGAAACATTAAGCGCAGAGAAACTACCTGATACGTTACGTAGTTATAACGTATTTGATAGCAGTTCAAGTTTTAAAGAGCAATGTGCCGAGATAATTCAAAAACTACCAAGTCCTAAGACGTATGATAGAAAAGATGGATTTCAAAGGCTACCAGAACGATATTTACGCAACAGAAACCGCATGGACGAAGGTTATAAGTGTGGGAAAGTTTTAAGGCCCAAAATTGATAAAGAAACACCCTGGATGACACTTTTAGTCAAGACGGCACCAAAGAACTTTGAATATCGGAATATAATTAGGAAAACATGGGGTGGCATTCAACAATTTCGAGGGAAGATTTTTAAAGCGATTTTTATGGTGGGTCTAGCGCCATCTGACGACGGCGTGCAAACGAATCTCACGGTTGAAAATGGGAAGTATGGGGATGTACTACAGTGCGATTTTGTGGACGCGTATAACGCATTACCTACAAAGGTATTATAGTAAttacttgttaaaaaaacacataaatatatgtaataacataagtatataaccgtatccttataacacaggcgttctgtttcatacacctcgtgctcgcttaagagtcaccacgtatgcaacttggtgggtgaatgtttttgtgtatggAGAGTTTTTTTTCAGTGAAAAGTTTCAGTGAAGTGTTTGGTATAAAACAACTgctgtgtttaaaactttctttttataCTAATCAGGTACTATCTTCACTACGTTGGATTGTTGAAGAAAACGCCACATCCCGCTTCTATTCCGTCACAGACGACGATTGCGTCATCAATATACCATTATTACATGACATATTTACTAAAAAGGATAAAGGCAGTGTTAAAGATAGCTTGGACGACCATAACACGGTATACTGTGGATACAAATACGAAGCAGGAGCAAAACCGTATCGTAATAACTCCTCTAAATGGTGAGTATgagttctattttctcgtcccatttggtattaaacaaagaacaattaaagaattataaaaccgtatccccacgacttccatagaccgttgttaattgtttaaattttaaaacacgatcagggtatttaaatatcatgcGCTagaggtgttccatcttcccccacagtactctcTATAAAAATCCACTAAAaataaccacaaagttacatatgtattaactcgtaagctggcacaaggtgtatgaatcagatcacccgtgttataacgactgtcgttgttcGGCCTcacaataaataacatttatttattcctttATACAGGCAGATGTCTATGGACTTATACTCAGCTTCAAACTTTCCCACATACTGCATGGGAGCCATGTGGACTCTTTCATTTGAAATAATTCGTTCCCTCACATGTTTATCTACTGTAACCGACTATGCCGATTTTTACGTAGAAGACGTTTTGATAACAGGTAACAGTATTGGTTTTAATGCTGTGCAAATTATATAACGTGAATGTATTCAATATGGGTATAAGGTCCTGCGGCGTGCCATATAAAGGCCTCAAATTTCataacatacagtagggtgggggaagatgcgacaccttcttattctgttttctcgtcccattgagtagtaaacaaagaaccttcaaagaattataaaaccgtatccctacaactctcatagaccgttgttaaataattaaaacacgatcagggtatttggatattatgggccaaaagtgtcccattttccccacgaTACTATACGTCACAACAAACTACGTCACAGGTATTCTGCGAGAGAAATTGGGACAAGGGGAGTCGAATATAAAGAGAATCTGGAAAAGCCATAAAGTCGAGAAACTTCGTTTACTAACATTACATACCGGTAAGATGGAAAAGAAAGAAGGAAAGAAAGCTATGTTTGAACAATGGGAAACATGGTCCAAGAATTTGACTACTGTGAAATAAtgtacagtaggttggggtaagatggtccatgttttcattcacttttatcgttccatttggtagtaaacaaagaatatttacagaattatataaccgtattcccacgacactgaaataccgttgttaatttgaaaaaaacatgagCTGTTAagtgttaacggtatccatcttaccccgcagtactatttAATGTATTCTTCTTCATTAAGCTTAATTTCTAATGAAATTGGAGTTATTTGAATCAACGTGCTATACtcaacttaaatatttatttcgaCAGTTaacttatattgtttaaaaatatagtgtGTATCCTTGGCGCACTTTCTATTTTTACCGTGCCAAAACCGTTTGTTTCAAAAAGCAGAACAGAAAGTGGAACCACAGCATACTGATATGTAACTTGTGACACGTTACTATTTACTAATACTGTGTTCTAAATggtatagtaggtgggggtggggggggtaatggaacactttttcatCCTAtgttctcatcccatttggtagtaaacaaagaacactcaaagaattataaaaccgtaccctcacgactcccatagaccgctgttaattgtttaacacacgatcaaaatatttagatattatgtgataaagatgtcccatctgcACCCTCACCCATACTATATGTTTTTCTGTCCATAAGTTTCAGTACGGAAAAAAGACTTAGTTTTTACGCGTTCTCACAGTACTTAGAtagcattaaatattaaatatacatacattgATAACGGTGCAATTACATCTTGACGTGGATCCCAAGCATCCATCATTAATGGGGAATAATAAGATATACAGATATAGTCTGTCCGCTGAGTTATTCTACTTATAAAGGCGTATCATAGCAGCGCAGTTTAGAAAATTTGTTGAAAGAAGTTAATTGGAAATTTGAAAATTCTGCCgtatttatgtgctaaagcgaATTGTAGGCGCATTTTGAGTTATTGTCGGTCAAAATAGttacttaaaaaatagaaaactctgttttgtaaaaacactATACCATAATAGGCGCATTTTGAGTCATCGCAAGACAAAATAGGAACTTGAAATTGAAAAGCGCTGTTGTATAGAACAAAATTGGAGAAAAATGTCTTTTGTAAATAACTACACGGATCAACAATTATCGATAACGCTCGACGGTTCTAAAAACTACACAAGAAAGCAACCACAGCAAGGTCCAGCGCCCCTTATAGCAGTAATATCGGTGATAGTTGCACTCGAAATGATGGTGCTACTGTTCGTATTAAAAGTATCGTGGGATAA harbors:
- the LOC100183536 gene encoding beta-1,3-galactosyltransferase 1; the encoded protein is MDLTYIRRGFFVLILTTACGITLRTDWIYNTPLETLSAEKLPDTLRSYNVFDSSSSFKEQCAEIIQKLPSPKTYDRKDGFQRLPERYLRNRNRMDEGYKCGKVLRPKIDKETPWMTLLVKTAPKNFEYRNIIRKTWGGIQQFRGKIFKAIFMVGLAPSDDGVQTNLTVENGKYGDVLQCDFVDAYNALPTKVLSSLRWIVEENATSRFYSVTDDDCVINIPLLHDIFTKKDKGSVKDSLDDHNTVYCGYKYEAGAKPYRNNSSKWQMSMDLYSASNFPTYCMGAMWTLSFEIIRSLTCLSTVTDYADFYVEDVLITGILREKLGQGESNIKRIWKSHKVEKLRLLTLHTGKMEKKEGKKAMFEQWETWSKNLTTVK